A window of the Tripterygium wilfordii isolate XIE 37 chromosome 12, ASM1340144v1, whole genome shotgun sequence genome harbors these coding sequences:
- the LOC120011219 gene encoding uncharacterized protein LOC120011219, whose product MAESLRITVERNPSEAQLLELNIKCWPKWGCSPGKYQLKFDAEETCYLLKGKLKAYPNGSSEYVEFGAGDLVIIPKGLSCTWDVSVAIDKHYKFESYSSSSSSKWVYSFITTTDQFNSDDLDTGLSEVIGASCLKAKYHLCLLLGLSFGGWVDVLGCLERCPLGSLFESMSEGWCLKIRVGKKRLSVGYIIIQEGWQRVG is encoded by the exons ATGGCTGAAAGCTTGAGAATCACGGTTGAAAGGAACCCTTCAGAGGCACAACTTTTAGAGTTGAACATCAAGTGCTGGCCCAAGT GGGGTTGCTCTCCAGGGAAATACCAACTAAAATTTGATGCAGAAGAGACCTGTTATTTGTTGAAAGGGAAGTTGAAGGCATATCCAAACGGGTCATCAGAGTATGTGGAGTTTGGAGCAGGAGATCTTGTAATAATACCAAAAGGACTCAGTTGTACTTGGGATGTCTCTGTAGCCATTGATAAGCACTACAAGTTTGAGTCTTATtcgtcttcatcatcttctAAGTGGGTTTATAGTTTCATCACTACTACTGATCAATTCAATT CGGATGATTTGGACACCGGCCTCTCTGAAGTGATTGGTGCTTCCTGTTTAAAGGCTAAATATCAT CTGTGTCTTCTTCTTGGGCTG TCATTTGGGGGTTGGGTGGATGTGTTGGGCTGCCTTGAGAGATGTCCATTGGGGAGTCTCTTTGAGTCCATGAGTGAG GGTTGGTGTCTAAAAATTAGGGTGGGAAAGAAGAGGTTGAGTGTAGGATATATTATCATACAAGAG GGATGGCAGCGGGTAGGGTAG